A window from Opitutia bacterium ISCC 52 encodes these proteins:
- a CDS encoding c-type cytochrome, whose amino-acid sequence MPDGLEVTIWASSPMLFNPTNMDIDKDGRIWVAEGVRYRRHWDRQPEGDRIVILEDTDKDGKADSSHTFVQEEALIAPLGVAVIDNKIVVSQPPELIVYTDVNRNLVFEPGIDTRETLLEGFSGINHDHSLHSVTVGPNGKWYFNQGNCGALFTDKSGKTFRIASPYNPGVIGPYEYPFDVKDVAGKPSDDGHVYVGGFTARMNPDGTDVEIIGYNYRNSYEQSVTSMGDLFQNDNDDPPACRVTHILEYGNAGFASADGQRSWRADKRPGQTTEIAEWRQEDPGTMPAGDVYGGGSPTGNVFYENGALGDEWIGTFLSCEAGKNVVFGYQPELNGAGFDLERFNFITTNEEGEFAGSDFIGGSNNISDEVKTLFRPSDVAIGPDGAIYITDWYDGRVGGHQDLDETCSGTIYRIAPKGFKPEVPQLDLSTIEGQIAALKSPAPNVRNLGFVGLKEQGAKALPALSEVLKDDNPYIAARAIHLLGQLGEAGENVVEKLLDSKDENTRIVAYRALRENKYALIRRAQKLAKDPSPAVRREVALSMRNVPVKQSRPILREIGQLYPGNDRTYLEAFGIGSTGKEAQVYHAVKAVSGNKDPLKWTEAFADIAWRLHPASSIGDLATRAMTSSLGHEACKQAMDALAFTDKRTAANAMMDLAEGDSSIQEDAVWWLLNRSTGPWKDLNLLPQLAQRDIYDPSKITLQDIGSIDSATIPSNYPPMEELLAMKGDPVRGKAAAQRCIMCHLVGDVGVEFGPSLNGWGQTQTRDVIFRSIIDPNADIAHGYRGNQIVLNDGRTIDGMLLKEGDPAIILSMGGVQQIVPGDQVKQVRRLRHSLMMSAAQLGLTAQDVADVVAYLKAN is encoded by the coding sequence GTGCCAGACGGCTTGGAAGTCACCATCTGGGCTTCGTCACCGATGTTGTTTAACCCGACCAATATGGATATCGATAAGGATGGCCGCATCTGGGTGGCAGAAGGCGTGCGTTATCGCCGTCATTGGGACCGGCAGCCCGAGGGAGATCGCATCGTTATACTGGAAGATACAGACAAGGATGGAAAGGCCGATTCAAGTCATACCTTTGTTCAGGAAGAAGCACTGATTGCTCCCCTGGGAGTGGCAGTGATCGACAATAAGATCGTGGTATCTCAACCACCCGAGCTGATCGTCTACACGGACGTGAACCGCAACCTGGTCTTCGAACCTGGAATCGATACCCGTGAGACACTTCTCGAAGGATTTAGCGGTATCAACCATGACCATAGTCTTCACTCAGTGACGGTGGGCCCCAATGGGAAATGGTATTTTAACCAAGGTAACTGCGGGGCGCTCTTTACCGATAAGTCTGGAAAAACATTTCGTATCGCGAGCCCCTATAATCCTGGAGTGATTGGCCCCTACGAATACCCATTCGACGTTAAAGACGTAGCAGGAAAGCCCAGTGACGATGGACACGTTTACGTGGGTGGTTTTACGGCTCGCATGAATCCAGATGGAACCGATGTGGAAATTATTGGCTACAACTACCGCAACAGTTACGAGCAGTCAGTGACCTCCATGGGAGACTTGTTTCAAAACGATAACGACGATCCCCCAGCCTGCCGCGTAACGCATATCCTCGAATACGGGAATGCCGGATTTGCGTCTGCCGATGGCCAACGAAGTTGGAGAGCAGACAAACGTCCGGGGCAAACCACAGAAATCGCTGAGTGGCGCCAAGAAGATCCAGGAACTATGCCTGCCGGAGATGTCTACGGCGGCGGTTCCCCTACCGGAAATGTCTTCTATGAGAACGGTGCTTTGGGTGACGAATGGATCGGAACCTTCCTGTCTTGTGAAGCCGGCAAAAACGTGGTTTTCGGTTACCAGCCAGAATTGAACGGAGCAGGCTTCGACCTCGAACGTTTCAACTTTATCACAACTAATGAAGAAGGTGAATTTGCCGGCTCTGATTTTATCGGAGGAAGCAACAATATATCCGACGAAGTAAAAACGTTGTTTCGCCCTTCTGATGTAGCGATTGGTCCCGATGGAGCCATTTACATAACTGACTGGTATGATGGTCGCGTGGGTGGTCACCAGGACTTGGACGAAACTTGCTCCGGCACGATTTATCGCATCGCTCCTAAAGGATTCAAACCAGAGGTTCCCCAACTCGACCTTTCGACAATCGAAGGTCAAATTGCAGCACTCAAAAGCCCAGCGCCCAATGTGCGTAATCTAGGGTTTGTTGGATTGAAGGAACAAGGCGCCAAAGCGCTTCCAGCTCTCTCTGAGGTACTAAAAGATGACAATCCCTACATTGCTGCTCGCGCCATTCACCTCTTGGGTCAATTGGGAGAAGCAGGTGAGAACGTGGTCGAAAAGCTTTTAGACTCCAAAGATGAGAATACGCGTATCGTAGCTTACCGAGCCCTACGCGAAAATAAGTACGCATTAATCAGACGGGCTCAAAAATTGGCTAAAGATCCATCACCAGCCGTACGTCGCGAAGTCGCTCTTTCTATGCGCAACGTCCCGGTCAAACAAAGCCGCCCTATCCTTCGGGAAATCGGCCAACTTTACCCAGGAAATGATCGCACTTATCTCGAAGCTTTCGGCATTGGTTCAACGGGAAAAGAGGCTCAAGTTTACCATGCTGTAAAAGCTGTTTCCGGGAATAAGGATCCACTGAAATGGACGGAAGCATTTGCGGATATCGCTTGGCGTCTTCATCCTGCGTCTTCGATTGGAGACTTAGCCACCAGAGCCATGACTTCCAGCCTGGGCCATGAGGCTTGCAAGCAAGCTATGGATGCCTTGGCCTTTACCGATAAACGCACGGCGGCCAATGCCATGATGGATCTTGCTGAAGGAGACTCCTCGATCCAAGAAGACGCGGTTTGGTGGTTGCTCAATCGTTCGACTGGTCCCTGGAAGGATCTAAACCTTCTTCCACAATTGGCACAACGTGATATCTACGACCCTTCAAAAATCACATTACAAGACATTGGATCCATTGATTCAGCCACGATTCCCAGCAACTACCCTCCCATGGAAGAGTTGCTGGCCATGAAAGGCGACCCAGTTCGAGGAAAGGCTGCCGCCCAACGGTGCATTATGTGCCACCTAGTAGGCGACGTCGGAGTTGAATTCGGCCCCTCTCTAAACGGCTGGGGACAAACTCAGACCCGAGACGTCATTTTCCGCTCCATTATCGATCCAAACGCAGACATTGCTCATGGATACCGTGGAAACCAAATCGTTCTCAATGATGGACGCACCATCGACGGTATGCTTCTCAAGGAAGGCGACCCTGCAATCATCCTGTCAATGGGCGGAGTACAGCAGATCGTTCCGGGAGATCAGGTAAAGCAAGTTCGACGTCTGCGGCATAGCTTAATGATGTCTGCTGCCCAGCTGGGACTCACAGCCCAAGACGTGGCCGATGTGGTGGCTTATTTAAAGGCGAATTAG